One part of the Parasphingorhabdus sp. SCSIO 66989 genome encodes these proteins:
- a CDS encoding alpha-amylase family glycosyl hydrolase, producing MKKSFVSTLSPFWTRRAAQYGSALLGGALLAAAPVAAQDHVPTPPAQYGADASLAEVRARLPQDEIIYFVLPDRFANADPDNDRGGLTGGALKTGYDPTHKGFYHGGDLKGLIEKLDYIEDMGITAIWFAPIFTNKPVQGDPGEESAGYHGYWVTDFTKVDPHFGTNEDFKTFVEAAHARGMKVYMDIITNHTADVIVFRDGDENGYRYRSIADYPWSTKGDADGEPINDGFLGEKVLTEENFSRLTDPNFAYQPYVPAEEADVKRPAWLNNPIYYHNRGDTTFTGESSRMGDFVGLDDVMTEHPRVVAGFIEVYADWIRDFGVDGFRIDTARHVNPEFWQQFVPAMLQVAKEQGIPNFHIFGEVYSETADPGYLAQYSVRDGFPALLDFSFRAAMRETLKSDGATNNLFRHYAGDVLYAGGEKAALQLPTFLGNHDVARFSTVIKQDNPDISQEELLARVKLGHMMMLGLRGVPTIYSGTEQGFVGDGNDQAAREDMFPSKVDSYNDNDLIGTDATTAEDNFDQSHVLYQTVADFAKLRRDHPALRRGRQLPRANGDTPGLFAVSRFEPDTDREYVLVYNTSAEPVQGNVRMGYGVRQVESIYGDCASSVRAPGALAVSLPAFGALICAEVRDDGDAE from the coding sequence ATGAAAAAGTCTTTTGTTTCCACCCTGAGCCCTTTTTGGACGCGCCGCGCGGCGCAATATGGTTCGGCCCTGTTGGGCGGTGCGCTTTTGGCCGCCGCCCCGGTTGCCGCACAGGATCATGTGCCAACACCACCGGCGCAATATGGTGCGGATGCCAGCCTCGCCGAGGTGCGCGCGCGGTTGCCGCAGGATGAGATCATCTATTTCGTCTTGCCGGACCGCTTTGCCAATGCCGACCCTGACAATGATCGTGGTGGCCTGACCGGCGGTGCGCTGAAAACCGGATATGACCCGACGCATAAGGGCTTTTATCATGGCGGCGATCTTAAAGGACTGATCGAGAAGCTCGACTATATCGAGGATATGGGCATCACCGCGATCTGGTTCGCCCCGATCTTCACCAACAAGCCGGTCCAGGGCGATCCGGGCGAAGAATCCGCCGGTTATCATGGCTATTGGGTGACCGACTTCACCAAGGTTGACCCGCATTTCGGCACCAATGAGGATTTCAAGACCTTTGTCGAAGCCGCGCATGCGCGGGGGATGAAGGTCTATATGGACATCATCACCAATCACACCGCCGATGTCATCGTTTTTCGCGACGGCGATGAGAATGGCTATCGCTATCGCTCGATCGCCGATTATCCCTGGTCCACCAAAGGCGATGCCGATGGCGAACCGATCAATGACGGTTTCCTCGGCGAGAAGGTACTGACCGAAGAGAATTTTTCCCGGCTCACCGACCCCAATTTTGCCTATCAGCCCTATGTCCCGGCCGAAGAGGCAGATGTTAAGCGTCCGGCGTGGCTCAACAATCCGATCTATTACCATAATCGCGGTGATACGACCTTCACCGGCGAAAGCAGTCGCATGGGCGATTTTGTCGGCCTGGATGACGTGATGACCGAGCATCCGCGTGTGGTTGCCGGGTTTATCGAGGTATACGCCGACTGGATCCGCGATTTTGGAGTTGATGGCTTCCGCATCGATACCGCGCGCCATGTCAATCCGGAATTCTGGCAGCAATTTGTGCCAGCCATGTTGCAGGTGGCCAAGGAACAGGGGATTCCCAACTTCCATATCTTTGGCGAGGTCTATTCCGAAACCGCCGATCCGGGCTATCTGGCACAATATTCGGTGCGCGATGGCTTCCCGGCATTGCTCGATTTCTCGTTCCGTGCCGCAATGCGCGAGACGCTCAAATCCGATGGCGCGACCAATAATCTCTTTCGCCATTATGCAGGCGATGTGCTCTATGCTGGCGGCGAAAAAGCCGCTTTGCAGCTACCGACATTTCTCGGCAATCATGATGTCGCGCGGTTCTCGACCGTGATCAAGCAAGACAATCCCGATATCAGCCAGGAAGAATTGCTGGCGCGGGTCAAGCTTGGGCATATGATGATGCTCGGCCTGCGCGGCGTGCCGACAATCTATTCCGGTACAGAACAGGGCTTTGTCGGCGATGGCAATGATCAGGCCGCGCGCGAAGACATGTTCCCCTCAAAGGTGGACAGCTATAATGATAATGACCTGATCGGCACCGATGCCACCACCGCTGAGGACAATTTTGATCAGAGTCATGTGCTTTATCAAACCGTCGCGGACTTCGCCAAGCTGCGGCGTGACCATCCGGCCTTGCGCCGCGGCCGCCAGCTGCCGCGGGCCAATGGCGATACGCCGGGCCTGTTTGCGGTGTCACGCTTTGAGCCTGATACTGATCGCGAATATGTGTTGGTGTACAACACATCTGCCGAACCGGTTCAGGGCAATGTCCGCATGGGCTATGGCGTTAGGCAGGTTGAAAGCATCTATGGCGACTGCGCCAGCAGCGTGCGCGCACCGGGTGCGCTGGCGGTATCTTTACCGGCCTTTGGTGCGCTGATCTGCGCTGAAGTACGTGATGATGGAGATGCTGAGTGA